From Rutidosis leptorrhynchoides isolate AG116_Rl617_1_P2 chromosome 3, CSIRO_AGI_Rlap_v1, whole genome shotgun sequence, a single genomic window includes:
- the LOC139901755 gene encoding uncharacterized protein, with translation MGVMETIMQCGSLWERAWDEKMGSVKFIVMRRSEQKLFQFLNAVDYKHDNIKRELLRLETLPTVEGAYAAIRKENAHHNIFSNKTEVTNHSGIASGLLAPVSKSKEPEGHSLVSKNQCRSDYSSINDKDNLKCDECGMKRHTKDQCFRIVGYPEWWNNGHKKGRASIATTTAVTGGNHQINNSGTTTAQGGFGLMAAEQPSLSTGEGFLTRNQFQILQIDPSPNFPLYEKPNFDPCSKINPLVDVKFPYNPSRGKTSLEQSHYAKTKLKVKKDLQGQSSSTNNVSFTNIVSNKPKNKEWIIDCGATDTMTFDKNDFHSESKTSKTQIKMANGGNVQVKGGGTIEISPTLKLKNCLYVPSLSHKLLSDIKIGKIVGRGTERDGLYYVDEVTQDGIIMRAHGTSNRQAWLWHRRLGHPSAGIIHQTTCPHTPQQNGVSERKNRILLEITRALMIESNVPRSFWPEALATTTYLVNRLPTRALELKNPLETLAKFYKLPSNLTLKPRIFGCTVFIHIQKGERTKLDPCAEKCVFVSYGGESDYSDTVSWLDLPSSEEVTHNATPPNNPPTGTNDNDLPNHTEKLTSAIYSEEIPTSVEQALKSPKWRKAMENEMEALTTNNTWEKCILPESKKPVGTGLVAKGYTQTYGVDYSENFSSVAKIDTIRVLFSVAANKDWPLHQFDVKNAFLHGDLKEEVYMEGPPGFTSDFREREVCLLKKSLYSLKQSPRAWFGRFTIAMENYGFKQSNSDHTLFLKQRNNLITCLIIYVDDMIITGNDQEEISKLKTNLFKEFEMKDLGGLKYFLGIEVLRSRQGIFICQKKYILDLLAETCMINYKPDVCEG, from the exons ATCAGAGCAAAAATTGTTTCAATTCTTGAATGCTGTTGATTATAAACACGATAACATCAAAAGGGAATTATTGAGACTCGAGACCTTACCAACCGTTGAAGGGGCTTACGCTGCTATTAGAAAAGAAAATGCTCACCATAATATCTTTAGCAACAAAACCGAAGTTACCAACCACTCAGGAATAGCATCTGGATTGCTAGCACCCGTATCAAAATCCAAAGAACCGGAGGGTCATAGCCTTGTTTCCAAGAACCAATGCCGTTCAGATTACTCATCAATAAATGACAAAGATAATCTCAAATGTGATGAATGTGGAATGAAACGGCACACCAAAGATCAGTGTTTTAGGATCGTTGGGTATCCTGAATGGTGGAACAATGGTCACAAAAAGGGAAGAGCATCGATAGCAACGACAACGGCGGTAACCGGAGGTAATCATCAGATCAACAACTCCGGCACCACCACTGCTCAAGGAGGATTCGGATTAATGGCAGCTGAGCAGCCTTCATTGTCTACAGGTGAAg GGTTTTTAACCAGAAATCAGTTCCAGATATTGCAAATAGACCCCTCACCTAATTTCCCTTTATATGAAAAACCTAATTTTGATCCTTGTAGCAAAATCAACCCTCTGGTTGATGTAAAGTTTCCCTATAACCCCTCAAGGGGAAAAACCTCTCTTGAACAGTCCCATTATGCCAAAACCAAATTAAAAGTTAAAAAGGATTTGCAGGGTCAGTCCTCTTCAACTAACAATGTTTCATTTACCAATATTGTTTCAAATAAACCCAAAAATAAAGAATGGATTATCGATTGTGGTGCCACTGACACCATGACGTTTGATAAAAATGATTTTCACTCCGAGTCAAAAACTAGTAAAACCCAAATTAAAATGGCTAATGGTGGGAACGTTCAAGTCAAAGGAGGAGGAACAATCGAAATATCACCaactttaaaattaaaaaattGTCTATATGTTCCCTCTCTTTCACACAAACTTTTATCC GACATCAAAATCGGGAAGATTGTTGGTCGTGGTACTGAACGGGATGGGTTATATTATGTGGATGAAGTCACTCAAGATGGTATAATCATGCGAGCTCATGGAACCTCTAATAGAcaagcttggttatggcatagacGTCTAGGACATCCGTCTGCtg GAATTATTCATCAAACTACGTGTCCccacactcctcaacaaaatggtgtttccGAAAGAAAAAATCGAATTCTTCTTGAGATAACTCGGGCTTTAATGATAGAATCTAATGTCCCAAGGTCTTTTTGGCCTGAAGCTCTTGCCACGACAACTTACCTTGTGAATAGACTTCCAACAAGAGCCTTAGAACTTAAAAACCCTCTTGAAACCCTAGCAAAGTTTTATAAACTCCCATCAAACCTCACTCTTAAACCTCGTATATTTGGGTGTACGGTCTTTATTCACATCCAAAAAGGGGAAAGAACTAAACTCGACCCTTGTGCTGAAAAATGTGTATTTGTCAGTTATGGG GGGGAGTCAGACTATAGTGACACTGTGAGTTGGCTAGATTTACCATCATCCGAAGAAGTGACTCATAATGCCACACCTCCAAATAATCCTCCTACCGGTACTAATGACAATGATCTTCCCAACCACACTGAG AAACTTACTTCCGCAATATACTCTGAAGAAATTCCAACATCTGTTGAACAAGCCCTAAAATCTCCCAAATGGAGGAAAGCTATGGAAAATGAAATGGAAGCCCTCACGACAAATAATACATGGGAAAAATGCATACTCCCAGAATCAAAGAAACCAGTTGGAA CTGGACTCGTTGCCAAAGGATACACTCAAACTTATGGAGTTGACTACTCAGAGAATTTTTCATCAGTAGCCAAAATTGACACGATCAGAGTCCTTTTCTCAGTCGCAGCAAATAAAGACTGGCCACTTCATCAGTTCGATGTTAAAAATGCCTTTCTACATGGAGACCTCAAGGAAGAAGTCTACATGGAGGGACCTCCAGGATTCACCTCCGACTTTAGGGAAAGGGAAGTTTGTCTTCTTAAAAAATCTCTTTATAGCTTAAAACAATCTCCTAGGGCTTGGTTTGGGCGATTTACTATAGCAATGGAAAATTATGGTTTCAAACAAAGTAATTCTGACCATACTCTTTTCTTAAAACAAAGAAATAACCTTATCACATGCCTtataatttatgttgatgacatgattatcaccGGAAATGACCAAGAAGAAATTTCAAAACTTAAAACAAATTTATTTaaagagtttgaaatgaaagacttgggaggGCTTAAATACTTCCTAGGGATTGAAGTCTTGAGATCTCGACAGGGAATCTTCATTTGCCAAAAGAAATATATCCTTGATCTTCTTGCTGAAACATGTATGATTAACTACAAacctgatgtgtgcgaggggtag